Proteins found in one bacterium genomic segment:
- the rpsF gene encoding 30S ribosomal protein S6, with the protein MEEIEKRKYEIGFVIKTEDAAIISQSLKNRGFVVLAENPLEKIQLAYLIKKESYAYFSYSHFEGDPAAIKELKEDLKLNPEVLRYLIITPPFIKKLAWRNPAFSETSGEMKFTPPVAKRSPAIESILTNEALEKKIEEILK; encoded by the coding sequence ATGGAAGAAATTGAAAAAAGAAAATACGAGATTGGTTTCGTGATAAAAACCGAAGACGCGGCGATTATCTCTCAATCCTTGAAAAACAGGGGATTTGTTGTTTTGGCTGAAAATCCTTTAGAAAAGATTCAGCTGGCTTATCTCATAAAAAAAGAAAGTTACGCTTATTTCAGTTATTCCCATTTTGAAGGCGATCCGGCCGCTATTAAAGAGTTGAAAGAAGATCTTAAGCTCAACCCGGAAGTTCTGCGTTATTTGATAATCACTCCGCCTTTCATAAAAAAACTCGCCTGGAGAAACCCCGCGTTTTCCGAAACATCCGGAGAAATGAAATTCACTCCGCCTGTCGCTAAACGAAGTCCGGCTATTGAATCAATCTTAACCAATGAAGCGTTGGAAAAGAAAATTGAAGAAATATTAAAATAA
- a CDS encoding single-stranded DNA-binding protein yields MNLNKVFLIGNLTRNPELRALPSGAAVASFGIATNRIWKNQQGERQEDVQFHNVVVFGRQAEIVNQYLTKGSLALIEGRIQTSSWDGKDGTKQYKTEIVAERVQFGPRSAAKQEGFVKNETPKVVNQNPPIREELPEINIDEGEIRPEDLPF; encoded by the coding sequence ATGAATTTAAACAAAGTATTTCTTATCGGTAATTTAACCAGGAACCCGGAACTTAGAGCTCTGCCTTCAGGCGCGGCAGTTGCTTCTTTCGGGATAGCCACTAATCGGATTTGGAAAAATCAGCAAGGCGAACGGCAGGAAGATGTGCAGTTTCATAATGTTGTTGTTTTCGGCCGTCAAGCTGAAATCGTGAACCAATATTTAACAAAAGGAAGCTTGGCGTTGATTGAGGGCCGGATTCAAACCAGCTCATGGGACGGAAAAGATGGAACTAAGCAATACAAAACGGAAATCGTGGCAGAAAGAGTCCAGTTTGGTCCGCGAAGCGCCGCAAAACAGGAAGGATTTGTTAAAAATGAAACACCAAAAGTCGTGAATCAAAATCCGCCAATTCGCGAAGAATTGCCGGAAATTAATATTGACGAAGGCGAAATAAGACCGGAAGATTTACCATTTTAA
- the rpsR gene encoding 30S ribosomal protein S18 — translation MNKKQCFFCSQNLKDVDYKEIELLRRFVSGQSKIIDPRYSGICAKHQRKLAQAIKRARYLGLLPFVSR, via the coding sequence ATGAATAAGAAACAGTGTTTTTTTTGTTCCCAAAATTTAAAAGACGTTGATTATAAAGAGATTGAATTACTCCGGCGTTTTGTGTCCGGCCAAAGCAAAATCATTGACCCGCGATATTCCGGCATCTGCGCCAAACACCAGAGAAAACTGGCGCAAGCGATAAAAAGAGCCCGGTATTTAGGATTATTGCCGTTTGTTTCAAGATAA
- a CDS encoding phosphatase PAP2 family protein gives MSFDFYIFQAFHNLANKSNFFDGLIVFLAGYLQYVLLALAIFLLLAKIKDWRHQLYIVSVFLLSAIISRGLITEIIRFFYHRLRPFLALNLTPLVKDFSGSFPSGHMTLYFALALTIFLISRKWTWFFVASVILMGLARIAAGVHWPSDIIGGILIAIISYFIVKKILPSNNKTAN, from the coding sequence ATGTCTTTCGATTTTTATATTTTTCAAGCTTTCCATAATTTAGCCAATAAGTCTAATTTTTTTGATGGGCTGATTGTTTTTTTGGCCGGCTACCTCCAGTATGTTTTATTAGCTTTGGCGATTTTTCTGTTGCTTGCGAAAATAAAAGATTGGCGCCATCAGCTTTATATCGTTTCGGTTTTTCTACTTTCGGCTATTATCAGCCGGGGATTGATTACGGAAATTATCCGATTTTTCTATCACCGATTAAGGCCATTTTTGGCTCTCAATCTTACGCCCCTAGTCAAAGATTTCAGCGGCTCTTTCCCTTCCGGCCATATGACTTTGTATTTCGCTCTGGCTTTAACTATTTTTTTGATAAGCCGAAAATGGACCTGGTTTTTTGTCGCCAGCGTTATTTTGATGGGCCTGGCAAGAATCGCCGCCGGCGTTCACTGGCCTTCGGATATTATAGGCGGAATTCTAATTGCTATTATCAGTTATTTTATTGTCAAAAAAATTCTTCCCTCAAACAATAAAACCGCCAATTAA